From a single Syntrophorhabdaceae bacterium genomic region:
- a CDS encoding 3',5'-cyclic-nucleotide phosphodiesterase has translation MKLQILGCSGDVTGNRRTTAYLVNDRVLFDAGAVTDALSTGELKQISHVFLSHSHLDHVKGLCFLSEQVSLNKGWSLTVLADEQVIKALSLHVFNDILWPNFTLSQGKEESFVRLEALDPLGWITAHGLNVKAIAVNHKTPTTGFLVKEGENAIMMTSDTGVTEQFWKVAQLEEHLAFVIAHVAFPDRLSRLAQRSGHMTPSVLLERIDTHGLHHVTFYVAHVKSEFEDEIRHEMGKMGKENIRLAEEGSILVV, from the coding sequence TTGAAACTCCAAATTCTCGGGTGCAGCGGGGATGTGACCGGTAACCGTAGAACTACTGCTTATCTTGTAAACGACAGAGTCCTTTTCGATGCGGGGGCCGTGACGGACGCTCTCTCTACGGGGGAGTTAAAGCAGATCTCTCATGTCTTCCTCAGCCATAGCCATCTCGATCATGTGAAGGGTCTTTGCTTTCTCTCGGAGCAGGTATCCCTGAACAAAGGTTGGTCACTCACGGTCTTAGCCGATGAACAAGTGATCAAGGCGCTCTCTCTTCACGTCTTCAACGATATTCTCTGGCCCAACTTCACTTTGTCGCAAGGCAAGGAGGAGTCTTTCGTGCGCCTTGAGGCGCTGGACCCGCTTGGGTGGATAACTGCTCATGGGTTAAACGTGAAAGCCATTGCTGTGAACCACAAGACACCCACTACCGGATTCCTCGTGAAGGAAGGCGAGAACGCGATCATGATGACCTCCGACACAGGCGTAACGGAACAATTCTGGAAGGTGGCGCAACTCGAAGAGCATTTGGCATTCGTGATAGCCCACGTGGCCTTTCCTGATCGCCTTTCGAGGCTCGCGCAGAGATCCGGACACATGACGCCATCCGTTCTTCTTGAACGGATAGACACCCACGGTCTTCACCATGTCACCTTCTACGTTGCCCACGTAAAGTCCGAGTTTGAAGATGAGATCCGACATGAGATGGGCAAGATGGGAAAAGAAAATATTCGCCTGGCTGAAGAAGGGTCCATACTGGTCGTATGA